Part of the Triticum urartu cultivar G1812 chromosome 2, Tu2.1, whole genome shotgun sequence genome, GTCGGGGGATACCAGTGGGCTATCTACTTCTACCCAGACGGGAAGAACCCGGAGGACAACTCGGCCTATGTTTCCGTCTTCATCGCGCTCGCTTCCGAGGGCACTGACGTCCGCGCTCTCTTTGAGCTCACGCTGCAGGACCAGAGCGGCAAGGGCAAGCACAAGGTCCACTCCCATTTCGATCGCTCGCTCGAGTCTGGGCCCTACACCCTCAAGTACCGAGGCTCCATGTGGTAAGCAGTCGCCTCTGAATAACCCTCCTGCTTTGGTTGAATTTGTTCTGGTATGAACTATGACACTGTCGTTGAATTGGCGTCCGTGGAGCTTTAGCTAGGACAGTTGAGCCTGTGATTCGATTGATGTTAGTGCTTGCATGCTGTGGGTAGTTGTCATGCTTTAGTCTAGGGATTCAACTTCAGGTGATGTCAGGATTATTAGGTGATAGCAAGGCAGCCATTTTTGGTGTTCTAGTACAGCCACGAGGATTATCCGCTACTTAATGTCTATTAGCTCAATCCAATGGCATGCTACTGTTTGAATTATCTGGTTTTGATCTGTTGAGTATGGTATGCATCAGTAGCTTTACAATTTTGATTTTTCATTCCTAATTTCTGGTGTAATATGTTGCTTTGCTGTGGCGCTATGCCCAACTATTGATCACAATGATGACAGTACACATTGTGGAAAACACTATAAAAGGTAGCCTGACTGTAATGCTTCGATTGATGAACTGCCCGTAGGGTAGAGGGGAATGAAGAGGCAGAGTTGGCTGGAAAGAAGAGACTTGAGATGCTTCAGAACTAGTTCATCTTTTTGCCTAATCTCAATAGTAGCACACACATCCTCTTGTATAAAAGGTTTATCCCTTAACATCTTATATCTAATAAGAAGAGGTAAATCCAACTTCTTGTGCTAGTGCCATCAGCCCATTACTATAGTTTTGTCACTGCAATGCTGTAGTCTAATAGTAAACTTATGcttttacttttacatgcttttATTGTAAAGCATAATGTCACTTGATTAGGTTGCTGACTGGATATTCTTGGGTTTACATACGTTGACAGATTGTTTGGTTGGTGAATTTGTTGCCATTTATAATATGTTTATTTGGTTGTGTTTAAGACGACATCTTCTGTTACTGGTGTAATTCCTTGGTGGACT contains:
- the LOC125537266 gene encoding BTB/POZ and MATH domain-containing protein 5-like, which encodes MDDDAGDASPPPGPALLAATGAPSLRDMAASPTSSRSVTETVNGSHRFVIQGYSLAKGMGVGKHIASETFTVGGYQWAIYFYPDGKNPEDNSAYVSVFIALASEGTDVRALFELTLQDQSGKGKHKVHSHFDRSLESGPYTLKYRGSMWVEGNEEAELAGKKRLEMLQN